The following are encoded in a window of Castanea sativa cultivar Marrone di Chiusa Pesio chromosome 5, ASM4071231v1 genomic DNA:
- the LOC142635363 gene encoding uncharacterized protein LOC142635363: protein MSKRQTIDAFFKKKDISHLELRTSVETNVNTSMPNECPSKCSRIESKGIDRDPGTRHTDKLVEKQTSKEIENNRLWLKTSIECARWIAFQACAFRGHDESLDSKNRGNFIELIKHTSTFNENVARVVLENAPQNAKYTSPTIQKEILHILASKVRNAIREEIGYVKFCILVDEARDESKREQMAIILKFVDKEGFIKERFFHVVHVRDTTALTLKNEICVVLSHYNLHIENIRGQGYDGPSNMRGEWNGLQALFLKDCPYAYYVHCMAHRLQLALVTASREVKDVHQFFDHLVNIINIAVGSSKRNDELQHAQAEQVENMIASNEIETGRGANQIGTLQRAGDTRWGSHFQSICSLIKMFDATCKVINTISEEGANYKQHGDAEGAYQLRDDGWEPLLASVISFCEQHEIDIPDMNARYTKARGRYRCQDEDLTMEHHFRISIFTVAIDSIARIEK, encoded by the exons ATGAGCAAACGACAAACAATTGATGCgttctttaagaaaaaagatattaGTCATTTAGAACTTAGGACTTCTGTAGAAACAAATGTTAATACTTCAATGCCTAATGAGTGTCCCTCCAAATGTTCAAGAATTGAATCTAAAGGGATAGACCGTGATCCAGGAACac GGCATACTGACAAACTAGTTGAGAAACAAACATCAAAAGAAATTGAGAATAATCGGTTATGGCTCAAGACCTCAATTGAGTGTGCTCGATGGATAGCATTCCAAGCTTGTGCTTTTAGAGGTCATGATGAAAGTCTTGATTCAAAAAATCGAGGTAACTTTATTGAATTGATAAAACACACATCAACTTTCAATGAAAATGTAGCTAGAGTTGTCTTGGAAAATGCTCCACAAAATGCCAAATATACTTCACCCACAATTCAAAAGGAGATTTTGCATATTCTAGCTAGTAAAGTGCGAAATGCTATTCGTGAAGAAATTGGGTATGTAAAATTTTGCATTCTAGTTGATGAAGCTCGAGATGAGTCAAAGAGAGAGCAAATGGCCATCATTTTGAAGTTTGTTGATAAAGAAGGTTTTATTAAAGAGCGTTTCTTTCATGTTGTGCATGTTAGAGACACTACTGCATTGACTTTAAAAAATGAGATATGTGTTGTCCTTTCTCATTACAATCTCCACATTGAAAATATTCGAGGTCAAGGATATGATGGGCCTAGTAACATGCGTGGTGAATGGAATGGATTACAAGCTCTTTTTCTTAAAGATTGCCCATATGCTTATTATGTACATTGCATGGCTCATAGGTTGCAATTAGCTCTAGTTACAGCATCTAGAGAAGTAAAAGATGTTCATCAGTTCTTTGATCATTTGgttaatattatcaatattgcTGTTGGTTCTAGTAAGCGTAATGATGAATTGCAACATGCTCAAGCAGAACAAGTTGAGAATATGATTGCTTCTAATGAAATTGAGACTGGAAGAGGTGCAAACCAGATTGGTACTTTGCAACGAGCTGGAGATACTAGGTGGGGATCTCATTTTCAATCTATTTGTAGTTTGATTAAAATGTTTGATGCTACTTGCAAAGTTATCAACACTATCTCTGAGGAAGGGGCTAACTATAAACAACACGGTGATGCCGAGGGAGCTTATCAG TTGAGAGATGATGGATGGGAGCCTTTACTCGCTAGTGTTATATCATTTTGTGAGCAACATGAAATTGATATTCCTGATATGAATGCTCGTTACACTAAAGCTCGAGGTAGATATCGTTGTCAAGATGAAGATTTAACAATGGAACATCATTTTAGAATTAGCATATTTACAGTTGCAATAGACTCaattgcaagaattgaaaagtAG